CGCGTTGCAAAAGTCCCATCCGCAAGCCGAGGTCTGCGCGCAGCCCGCTGGCCGCGACCCCGTTTGCTGGCCCGCGAAGCCGGAGATCCCCGCGACGCCGGTGGAAGTCACGACGGACGAGCTCACTTCGGGGTCGTTCCAGATCTGGGTTCGCGATCGCGGGCAGGTTCTCGACCGGCTGTCCACGCGATACCCGGGTGGTTTGAGTACCGGCGTGCTTTGCGTAGGGCTCAGGTCCACGAAGGGAACCATGAACAACGTCGGCGTGGTTGTCTTTTCCGTCGAGCCGGTCGGTGAGAACCTCTCGAAGTACCGAGGATTCTGAACCACTGACTATTTTTCGAGCTTTCGCCTCAGCTGAGGGAGATTGATGCCGAGCGTTTCGGCCGCCTTGCTCTGATTGCCGCCCGCCGCTTCAAGCGCCTGGCGCGCGCGTGCCCGGCTGAGACTGGTCACGGGCCATGCCTGCCTCGGCGCACCGAGCTCCGCGAGCGCTTCGCTCACGGCTCGGTTCGGCAATTGCGGCGGCGACGCGCGCGTTGCCGCAAGCTCGACACACCGGCGAAGCTCGCGCGAGTTTCCTCGGTCCCAGGGGTGGAGTAGCAGCTGCTCGATCGCCCGCGGGTCGACTGTATCGCGGGCGTATCCGCGCCCGGCGATTCTCGTGGCCAGCGCGTCGGCAATCGCAAAGATGTCCTCCCGCCGTTCGCGAAGCGGCGAGAGCTTCAGCCTCCACGAAAACCGGGCCAAGAGGTCGGGGCGGAACCGGTCCTCCCGTTCGAGCAGGTCGAACCGATTCGTGGCGGCAATCACGAGCACGCTGACTCTTTCCGGGCGTTTGCCGAGTGGCTGGATCTCGCCGCTGTCGAGAAAGCGAAGCAGCTTCGGTTGCTCATCCGCAGGGAGATCGCCGATTTCGTCGAGCAACACGGCACCTGCGGCGTTCCGCTTGAGGACGCCGTCGTAGTCTCTGTCAGCGCCGCTGAATGATCCGCGCGCGTGTCCGAACAACATCGAATCGAATAGGTGCGGCGGGGTTGCGGTCACGAGGAAGGGCTCGGCAGGACGACGGCGCAACCGTTGGGCCAGCTCCTGGGCGAGCAGCTCTTTTCCTGTTCCGGTCTCACCGGTGACGAGAATCGGTCTGCTGGCATCACCGATGATGGCTTGCATCCGTTCGACTTCCGCCGCCAACGAGCGAAGGCCGAACGGCCCGACAAGCCCCCCGGT
This portion of the Polyangiaceae bacterium genome encodes:
- a CDS encoding sigma 54-interacting transcriptional regulator is translated as MHQTTEVDDPRSERRGGAGRRALVMVFPAAAALDLPRNSQAAGRAWLDAAGFGDSKVSNDHVRFNTQGPSVSVEDLGSRNGTFVDGSRLDPGDVCTLFDRAVIRIGGTVLVYRESFSGPNAPDPPTGGLVGPFGLRSLAAEVERMQAIIGDASRPILVTGETGTGKELLAQELAQRLRRRPAEPFLVTATPPHLFDSMLFGHARGSFSGADRDYDGVLKRNAAGAVLLDEIGDLPADEQPKLLRFLDSGEIQPLGKRPERVSVLVIAATNRFDLLEREDRFRPDLLARFSWRLKLSPLRERREDIFAIADALATRIAGRGYARDTVDPRAIEQLLLHPWDRGNSRELRRCVELAATRASPPQLPNRAVSEALAELGAPRQAWPVTSLSRARARQALEAAGGNQSKAAETLGINLPQLRRKLEK